The sequence below is a genomic window from Nicotiana tomentosiformis chromosome 6, ASM39032v3, whole genome shotgun sequence.
ACCATCTGGATAAGACTTATGTCGACCCTCTGCATATCCAAATTCATGATGAGCATGCCTATTGCAATGTGGTTGAGGAGGGACCTGATGGTGAGCCTTGGTTCTATGATGTCAAGGAATATATCAAATCGGGGGTATATCCGGTACATTCCACAGAtgatcaaaagagaaccattcgacgtctggctagtggatttttcttaaatgggggaatattgtacaagagaactccagatctaggattactAAGGTGCCTAGATGCTAAACAAGCTTCGACTATCATGGCTGAAGTGCATTTCAgagtttgcgggccgcatatgaGTGGGGTATGTCTTGGCAaagaagattcttcgagcaggttattattggctcaccatggaacgaGATTGCATCAGCTTCATTTGCAAACGTCATCAATACCAGGTGcacggtgatttgattcattccccgccATCTGAGTTGCACACAATGTCTGCACCTTGGCCCTTCGTtgtttggggcatggatgtcattggaccaagtgggtcgaagctgtaactttcaagtccgtgaccaagaaggcggtggtagattttgttcattcaaacatcatttgccggttcggaattcccaaggtaatcatcacagataatgctgctaacctcaacagtcatttgatgaaagaggtatgccaacagtTCAAGATTATGCATCAAAACTCCACTCCGTATCGTCCTAAGGCAAACGGAGATGTTGAAgctgctaacaagaacataaagaagatacttcgtaagatggtgcaaggttccaggcaatggcatgaaaagttaccttttgctttactgggttatcgcactactgttcgcacttcaataggtgaaactccttatttgctggtatatggaacCGAGGCAGTTATACATGCggaagttgagattccatccctGCGGATCGTTGctgaagctgaaattgatgatgatgagtgggtcaagacccggctagagcaattgagtttgattgatgaaaaacgattggcagcagtatgtcacggtcaattGTATTAGAaaagaatggcaagagcatacaacaagaaggtgcgtccCTGAAAATTTGAGGTGGGTCAGCTGGTGttgaaacgcatccttccacatcaggctgaagctaaaggcaagttcgccccaaactggcagGGGCCGTTCATTGTGACAAAGGTGTTGCCCAATGATGCTTTGTATTTAATAAACATAGAAGGTAAATGTGTggatatggctatcaattctgatgcagtcaagagatattatgtatgatttctttgcttatcttcaatcgcattttgtactaggcatgttcaaagttggaatgacgaaggcattttattctgctatcccaaacacttttatcatttgttatCCCTTTTTGagcattatttattttctttcatacccctattttggaatcagaagtagagttagaaatataaaagaaaagaaaagaaaaataaagaaaaaaaaagagaaggaaaagagaaaagcaaaagaaagaaaagagaaaagaaaggagaataataaaaataaaagcaaaaacaaaacaacttttactagtttgaactacgttcgacctgattccttttaaggatatgtaggaagccttacacggttcggtcccatcaaaataaaaatttaaaattccccagattcgaagatactggggcagaagttttagttttgtaaaaaaagatttgattccaaaagttgtaattttgaactctttcatcttaaattattttgagcctTCATGCCACCCTTTCTTTATAATCCTGTCCAAAACCTACACTACtgtccaaagaaagaccttctgatcaactttgaggatgccaagtcaagtGAGATGGAGGTACGATTTACATCATGGGTAGCACCTTTGTTCATGGGCACAAGGAAaagtgaataaatgagagagtcttattggtaaaaaccctcacgggcactataGGGCGATGGTGAGTCGAGAGAAAATTTAAATGAGAgaatcttattggtgaaaacccttacgggcactgtaaggcgagaGTGAGTTTGAGAGAGGAGCAAATGAAAGAGGCTTGCtggtgaaaacccctcggggcATTACAAGCCGAATGGGGTTCATGACTTTACAAAGAAAATGAATTATGGAAACCCTGattttgaagtatgaagacatggcatgaactgaaatgtgattagttggatagattaggctgatcaatccgaaatgcatgtcatgatcattggagcCAGATGCTTCATTCGgataagtctcttttccatttttcttcaaatggtcattttttttaaaaaaatttatttttttcctttttttcttaattctcgaagtcacttcgcttcgtttattttgggtctatttttctaagtctccGTCAAATTAGTCTTTGTTAAGCAAGCAAAAAAGGACTTCAAAGCTCATTACCAGCTTTTTATTTGCACCAAGCGAAATTCGGCCAGGCACATCACAAGTGACATGATTTAGAATGAGCAATGCGGTGGTAACTGAAGTTCAGGTGATCATGTGGTTCATGAATTTgtaggaaatgcaaaggttcAACAGTTGTCAGAATAAAAGTGCCATACGACGAGTTGAGCGTAAGGGATTCAAGTCATTCAGAGGTTTTGTGGTCGAGGTCCGATCAAAAGGTCAAACTAATTCTTTGTAGCCCGAAGCAGCTAATCAGAATGAAGCGGGATAGTGGCAGAAGCAGACACCttcagcaaggatgccacaaactaaccgccacagtttcaaactgacaaaattttctttgtttcaaGCAGGGGAAAGAAATCTTGTTTGCTTTGCCAGGAATCCTCCATCAGAAAGCATGTTCCAGATAAGttcagttttaagttttcaggaccctcatggataatgggatttaatttcaagttttcaggaccctcctcgataatgggatttaatttcaagttttcaggaccctcctggataatgggatctagttttaagttttcaggaccctcctggataatgggatgcaactaacaatcaatgaatgtccctggtacaaactggggcagcaaattttctctgttttgtttgtgttgttgtgatagcaggcgcccacctgcagaacgagggaatttatttcaagttttaattcatcagacgcccacctgaagaatgagggaatttatttctagttttaagtcatcaggcgcccacctggagaacgagggaattcattcaagttttaagtcaaaatcaggcgcccacctggagaacgagggaatttatttcaagttttaagtcatcaggcgcccacctggagaacgagggaattcattttagttTTAAGTCattaggcgcccacctggagaacgagggaattcattttagctttaagccatcaggcgcccacctggagaacgagggaattcattttagctttaagtcaaaattaggtgcccacctggagaacgagggaattcatttcatttttaagtcatcaggcgcccacctggagaacgagggaattcattttagctttaagtcatcaggcgcccacctggagaatgagggaattcattttagctttaagtcaaaatcaggcgcccacctggagaacgagggaatttatttcaagttttaagcatcaggcgcccacctggagaacgagggaatttatttcagttttaagtcaaaatcaggcgcccacctggagaacgagggaatttatttcaagttttaagtcatcaggcgcccacctggagaacaagggaattcatttcagttttaagtcatcaggcgcccacttagagaacgagggaatttatttcaagtattaagtcaacatcaggcacccacctggaaaatgagggaattcatttcaagtttttaagtcagcaggcgcccacctggagaatgagggaatttatttcaagttttaagtcagcatcaggcgcccacctggagaatgagggaattcatttcaattGTAAGTCattaggcgcccacctggagaacgaaggaattcatttcaggttttaagtcagcatcaggtacccgcctggagaatgagggaattcatttcaagtgttaagtcaacatcaggcaaccacctggaaaatgagggaattcatttcaagtttttaagtcaacaggcgcccacctggagaatgaggaatttatttcaagttttaagtcagcatgaggcgcccacctggagaatgagggaattcatttcaagtgtaattcatcaggcgcccacctggagaatgaggaaattcaTTTCAGGTTtaaagtcagcatcaggcgcccacctgaagaacgagggaagtcatttcagaatttaattcaagttagaagtagcagaagctcacctcaagaatgcgagctggcagtccgagatgaccaaagaaagaagtctcaatccagaataaaagaaaaaaaagaagagaagtgaatccaaaatacagccgatgaaagatgtgaactgttcaagacatggctgaagtcacaagcttttcatgtcccgtcttgatccgaaaagctgaagaagaaagaactagcacttgcagctagcaagcatcaaggttcaaatcaaaagtccgcatgaagaaccattcaagactcgagatcaagcttcagaagactcatagataggaatcttgtaactcgtagctgataggcATAGTtagtttgttttttttttcattttgactttggtgtaatagGGAGCTCAGCAAGAAagaacaacagcaacaacaatgaaatcacagcttctcggtagtcccagctacctaaACTTCCAGAACTACACTTACCTGATTCCTTtctagccaaggatatgtaggcaacctccaaagcaaggttcggtcaaacttttcaaaaaatgctTCCCATGAAGTATCCAAACGGGCAAAAATTACTCgtaattgctcactttatctttgcccgaaaactcttcatgttttcgaGCAAAGAgaggcagctgtgagcacctaatttttgccctaatataaaattactcctaaaaaatccaaaaaagatatatagctttaaattatttttctatatttttacttagtttgctttgtacgtattcatatttgatgcatttttaagttgcattttaaatcctaaagaaaatacaaaaatattttgaatttttattttatttttaaattttaattgcataattaattgcatttgtaaaacactaaaataccaaaaataatacATTAGTAACTCTACATGCATTCTTAGGCtagttaattaattaggtcattagtcaattagtgagaaaaatatatataatagtttagccacataaattggttttaattaaaatttgagtcCAAAGTGACTAATTTTGCAATTGTTTCAAGCCCATACCTGTAGAAGCCCAATCCACCCCATAGTCTGGCCCATACTCTTCTCCCCCACTCTATTAGAGGAGACCCTAATTTCACCCATCCCCTTGGATTCTGAAGATCAGAGAACGGAAAGAGAACagacccccccccccaaaaaaaacccTAACCGCCAGACCTCCCTTTATTTTCTAATCTCACTCACTCTCACTCCTCTGCGCTCACCTAATACACACACTCATCCAATATCAGCTGAAAAACCTTGAGAAAAGATAGAGAATACCTTGCTAGATCTGAAAGTTGAGTTTCAGAAAATTAAGAGAAAAGCACGAGAAAGCAAAAATAGTGAAATTTCAACCAAATACAATTGAAAAAAGTTGATTCCAAAGGATTCTTCTATGTCATTTATGGTTTCTTAAGCTGGATCTTACCTATTAGCAAAAGCTGTTTCTGCTGTAGCATTATAGTTGAGCTCATTTTTGGTTTTTCCGACCTTTATTTGGTTTACATTTCTTTCCTGTGTTGTTTTCGAGGTAATCTTCTACTACCTCATATGGTTTCTTCTAATGTAATAAAATTAGATTTTTCTCCAGATCTATTATAGCGTGAGATTGTTATCTTTATCTGCTGTTACTAGTTAGATTTATGCACTTCGATTAGTTCTTAGCATGAAGTAAATTTCCATCTATTCAATGTCTGAAATCACGGTTGATCCCTGATGTATCTGCTATTATAGCCTGGATGTGTAATCTTAATTCTGAATTAGTTTTGTATTCTTTTGTTTCCATTTCATTGCCCTTTTGGTTCAAAACTAATGCACGAACATGTAGGCTCTAACGTAGTAATGAATCAGTGTATGAGAACAAGTGTAAGCAATTGATTGAATCAAATATGCCAACTCTATGATTGTTCGTAATGATCAATTCTTTATTTAGCACAAATaattttcataacctatgtccTCACAACAATCTCAAATCATAGTCAataaattaattcttataaacaTCATAGTTTGCTTTAGgtgcgattaataaattatcgtgactatgggtacagttcccgtggcatagttatgatacgtaaccccaattcgagtgtgcgttttatgtgactcgaccacaacttcaaacaataataaaaataagcatgtcgtaaatcgcgggtgcatttcatatGGCGCGGTTTGTGGCGTgtgccaaaacgacaagtgtacgacatcgtgacttattccagaaataatttcataaataattaaaagcggttagaaGATAAACAATGCACCGTAAgtttcaaatatgtattaaatcagataattaggccaattattagtAGTTgaacgaccgtgctaaaaccacggaactcatgagtgcctcacaccttctcccgggttaacagaattccttactcggtcttctgtgttcgcagactataaataagagtcaaattcCTCGATTTAGGATTTAAAGTAAACcgatgacttgggacaccataaatattccaagtggcgactctgaatctaataaataatctcatttcgattaatgtcactttaattggaaaaactccttatCCCCTatccccctcgggaaaaaggaggtgtgacactaacttcttttcttccttcttcGCAGGTCGTGgaggttcatcgagaagcatgttcacGGTCTTGAGCTGAGCTGCATTGGTTCGAGACCGATCTTCAACAggtcacggaggagaggaactcccttaaactcctcttaggtAAAAAGGGTAAGGAaatcaaagacctccgagctgagctggacaaggctcaccaagatcagaccaaTCTGTCTGAGCaagtaatgatacttttaaaagcttATGGGCTCtataccggaacgatggctaatttttctATCTCACAGCTAtagcagaaaattgagatgatcgggaaactccgCGAGGAAGTTGATGTGATAAAAGCAGAgtccttgaagtggaaagaaggtatggacctcTTTGCTGGAGAGAAAGAggttgctcgagcccaattgtcatcggccaaAAAGCAgcttcaaagtatgaaggagaaaagctcgatTCAagtaagaagaatagaggagctcgaggctcggttggcctctgaactcgctaaggccgaatctgacgccgaaaaggcaaaggccgatgcggatgcattcgtggccgtttatcgggccgatgctgaagctgctcagatACAagtaagagaggcagccgagaccgccaacACTTAAGCATATTAGGTTGCTgagcttgctaagtgccgatctcggagggagtccctcgaggagatccacgatcgaggtttcgacctcactgaagagataaaaagggctaaggAGCTCAAAGCCGAtactgaagccttggcttccgatgatgatgatgatgatgatgatgatgatgatgatgacggtgatgggagcaagagcgggtACGAGAGCAGGGAGGCGTCCaatggagaagagaccgcccccggggataaccaagaaacttagcccctTAGTTTCTATTTCGGATGTTACaaacaatcatgtaaacaatcctgtaaatatatacaaatatcttttcttttctcatcttgcctctattttattttctgtctTGTGAAGGTTttgttttattcatgccttatgaatattttcataagGTTTTAGGCAATTTAATCGAATTCAGACTTCGTAGTCTTTATATCCGAGTGAGCattttcgaactcaaagtaatgtagctcgtagacttagtgattttgaacttgaagtattgtagcccttaggattagtagtcgagtgaatgatttcgaactcgaagtaatgtagcccgtaggcttaatagtcgagtgagtgatttcgaattcgaagtaatgtagcccgtaggcttaatagtcgagtgagtgatttcgaactaaaagtaatgtagcccgtaggcttaatagtcgagtgagtgattttgaactcgaagtaatgtagcccgtaggcttaatagtcgagtgagtgatttcgaactcgaagtaatgcagcccgtaggcttagtagtcgagtgagtgattttgaactcgaagtaatgtagctcgtagacttaatagtcgagtgagcgatttcgaactcggaataatgtagcccgtaggcttagtagtcgagtgagtgatttcgaactcgaagtaatatagcctgtaggcttaatagtcgagtgagtgatttcgaactcgaagtaatgtagctcgtaggcttagtagtcgagtgagtgatttcgaactcgaagtaatgtagcccgtaggcttaatagtcgagtgagtgatttcgaactcgaagtaatgtagcccataggcttagtagtcgagtaagtgatttcgaactcgaagtaatgtagcccgtacgcttaatagttgagtgagtgatttcgaactcgaagtaatgaagcccgtaggcttagtagtcgattgagtgatttcaaactcgaagtaatgtagcccgcaggcataatagtcgagtgagtgattttgaactcgaagtaatgtagcccgcaggcttaatagtcgagtgagtgatttcgaactcaaagtaatgtagcccgtaggcttaataattgagtgagtgttgctcgaactcgttgatttaccttaagcctgtttgcataataaatttcGAAATAGGGGAatctttcttggatataagatatcgttaaagaagaaatttttctttgtaagtcattatacatgtgtccttgttttgcgtcagggctcgagCCAACTACATgtgcatggttcgttttgaccatttgtctCTTACAATTTATCTtatcggaaccctgttgttatgaagtaactttcttgcatcgaacttgatatatttgaggggctaatgcccctcagtattcgagatcgattgtaaagaggcctcggatactgtcgaaTTATTTCAAAGTTagtacgatcaatggttgcctcattaaaaacctcgccgaaaaacccatttgggataaaaccggtctaaggaaaaaagagtgcaatgcgtgcttttagacctagggattcgtattgaaggatctatcctagctcctgatcggactcctgcaggggttagtttcaaaatataaacgaatatgggagggtcgtaccttagcaatagtatcgttttaggtgcgacatattccaattgcttgatagttgtttgccgtttataataccgagcttgtatgatccttttccgacgttttcgagaacctgatacggtccttcccagttcagaCCTAGTTTTCCTTTGTTTGGATTTCAGGTACTAAGgttgactttccttagcactatgTCTCCGAGTTTAAAATGACGAAGCTTgattcttcgattatagtatctttcgattcgctgcttttgggcggccaattggacgagagcatcTTCTTGTTTCTCAttcgataattcgaggctagtgttcatagcctcgttatttgacttttctgttgtatatcgaaacctggcactgggttccctgacttcgactggaatcaaggcttcggagccatatactaaggagaatggggttgcccccgtactagattttgatgttgttcgatatgcccaaagaacttcgggtaggatttctctacattttcccttagcgtcgttaagccttttctttaggttttgaatgatagttttgttcgttgattcggcctatccgttcccactagggtgatacggtgttgataatatcctttttattttgtgatcttcgaggaattttgtcactttgctgccgacaaactgtttcccattgtcacacactatttcggcgggtatcctgaattgacatacgatatgatcccagataaagtctataatgtctttctctcttactttcacgaatgcctgtgcttcaacccatttagagaaatagtcaatcataaataaaatgaacttagctttacctagggcagatggcagagggccgatgatatccattccccatttcatgaatggccatggggataggactgagtgaagttgctctccgggctgatggatcattggtgcaaacctttgacatttgtcacattttcgaacaaactcctttgcatctttgcccatattgatccaataataccctgccctgattatttttcggactaatgaatcggcaccgaagtgatttccacaagt
It includes:
- the LOC138894800 gene encoding uncharacterized protein, coding for MHQNSTPYRPKANGDVEAANKNIKKILRKMVQGSRQWHEKLPFALLGYRTTVRTSIGETPYLLVYGTEAVIHAEVEIPSLRIVAEAEIDDDEWVKTRLEQLSLIDEKRLAAAEAKGKFAPNWQGPFIVTKVLPNDALYLINIEGERNLVCFARNPPSESMFQISSVLSFQDPHG
- the LOC138894801 gene encoding KNR4/SMI1 homolog, which gives rise to MIGKLREEVDVIKAESLKWKEGMDLFAGEKEVARAQLSSAKKQLQSMKEKSSIQVRRIEELEARLASELAKAESDAEKAKADADAFVAVYRADAEAAQIQVAELAKCRSRRESLEEIHDRGFDLTEEIKRAKELKADTEALASDDDDDDDDDDDDDGDGSKSGYESREASNGEETAPGDNQET